From the Synchiropus splendidus isolate RoL2022-P1 chromosome 3, RoL_Sspl_1.0, whole genome shotgun sequence genome, the window GTGTTACACATTCTGAAATTCTAACTGAAAGTTTCCGAAACTGATCAGCGTTAACGCTAACAGTCTCTGGTCACTGACCCTCATGTCACGTCTTCTTGCTCTGCTATCGTAATAGGTTCTATatttgttttccactgtttGACATTTGGCTGCTTTGACAAATAGCAAGCCAGCAGACTTGGTGTCGACACCGTACCCACAAACACTACTACACTACGCTAGGACACAAGATCATTCTTTTGGAAAAGGGAAGTCTGCaaatgtctgcatgtgtgtcaaCCAACCAAACTTTGGGGTTGGATTCGTCAAAACACCAATATTGTCTTTGCCGTGTAATCATTTTTAGGAGTCTGAGATGTCCTGATGGGAGTAATGTTCCTTATTTGACAGTGACACAGAACAACCACAAAGTTTCACTTCATAGTGCATAGTCTGTTGTCTTGAACAATGAACAACGTTTTAAACTCTTCCGACATGGATGGGGTTCGTTTCAAGCACatattttttttggaaaatgtcTCCTGTAACACAGCTTTTACTAGTGTTATGGCCAATGGCTTAACTTTGACCAGATCATCTCTGCTTTTCATATCGTAGTAATAACTGGAAGGCAGATTATATTATACTATAGCTGTCACTAATAATCTGATTTGATTTACCCGTTTCTCTTGAACAAATCGGCTAATCTAGCAGTTGTTGCTCTCAATGCCTTCAGTTCAGATGTGACCGCAAATCCTCAATAGTCTCAAATTTGTTAGCTCGAAAGATGATACTGTCCTACGGAAAACTAGGAGTCAGAGATATAACAAGATGTCTCATCTTCGCAGAAAACCGCATCATTTTAAAGGTTAAAGCATGAGACTTTCAATTGTGATGTGCTGAGGATAAGAATCATATGAATGTTACAACGTGACTGTTCTACTATTTCAGGGTGTCAGAGGGGATGAGGATTGCTGGAAGTCTAATCTTCATCCTGCTACTCTTCATCCTCACTGCAGTGCTGGTTGTTGTTCGGATGGAAGTGGATGGATTCTATTCTCTCACCATGGCGACCATCTGGTTCATAAACTGTGGGTCCTGGCCTCTCGGTTTGTCATAGTGATTTAACGGTGCACATAtcacctcctcttctccctcaccAGCGTTTGGCGCAGTGCTGCAGGGGAGTTTGTTCGGTCTGGTAGGCCAGCTTCCACAGAAATACAGCGCTATCTTCATGAGCGGCCAGGGGCTCGCTGGCACATTTGCTGCCATTGCCATGCTGATCTCCATTGCCAGTGAGACCCACACACTGTGCTGCAGGCTACACAATCTCCCAGTTGCTTAGTAACAGAACTGAGTGTACACTTACTTTGTAATCTTTGTCCTAGGTAAAGCTCCCCCTGAGGTGGCAGCATTGGGGTACTTCATCACACCGTGTGTGGGAACACTGCTCACACTCTTCAGCTACCTGCTTCTGTACCGGCTGGTCAGTAAACACAATTTTGTTGCTCAGAACGGAGTTTAGTGGGCACCCCGTAATAGTTGTCTGTCAGCCGTTCAATTTTCTCTATGTATTTGCTGGCATAGAACTAGACCTTGACTACTGCACTTAGTTTGTACTTTGTTTGCCTATCAGACTTGTGAGGTCATTCCATTACCTGCCTGCATACAGATGAGTGCCACTGTAGATGGCATTGTGCTCTCTGGCATCCGTTTCACCTGAACCTTAACAACATTTTAAAtctaagagcgccacctactgtgctctgaaaatgatgccactgcttcatgaaacctcattagcCCATCAGTAGCTTCATCTAAGGATCCGCTCAAAAGATTGAATTGAAGATTTAGATATATCTTAACTTGACTTCTTATCCATATGTGCAAAAGCGGCACGCTTTTGTTATAAAGTACTTATTAGCATCTTGTCAAGCCTGACTAATTAACTTGAATaagatggaaatgaatgaaaaaacttGGCTAGGAGAAAAAGGTTCACCCTGGAGCAAGAGCTTTGCTTATCACTACCTCTGCCAAAGACAGAAGTTTGGAGGTTTTCTCATTTGTTATTATGCCTTCTGACAATGTGTATTGGTGGAGCTCCGTAATGCTACTGTCACCTGCGCTCTGATTGATCACATTGCAATCGCAAAAATTATATACACCATTCCCTCGCTATATCCTGCTTCACCTTCCACAGCTTTAGTGTATCGCGGATATTTACAGGGCTACCAACTCTCACGGAAATGTAGCCTGTCGGAGGCTTTAATGCCGCACAGGGCGGCAAGTTTTGGCTCCTAAAACGCAAAAATAGTACTGAACTCAGTTGGGACGCAAAGGGTCCCAGACTCTGTGTTAATGCAGCACTTGACAAGCCATGGCTCAAAGCCTCATGGCAGCGGGAGCATTGACCTAgatggggggtggggggaatATGGCGTCAACGACTTCTTATCTGCTTGTCAaccattatattttttttatccctttaTGTACTCTTCACTCCCAGTATTTTAGTCTCCTGTGTGAGACCCAGAAAATCCATTACTCTCTTGCTTAGTTATTCAGCCAAGCCTATAAAAGGACAGGTCAGTGCAGAGAATTCCAATGATACCTTTGTAGCGGTGTCGTCGGTGCTGCTCTGTAGATTTGGGGTGATGCAATTCTGCTTGGTTAAATTGACTTTCCACATCATTACATAACAGAGTGGAGTTCCATAGCAAATAAAGATAAGATCGAAGCTAGAAACCAGTCTTTATTTGGCCCTGATAAGAGCCGGTCAAAAAGCCTTTCTCCCCTTCTCTTGGGAAAAACATACTTATTAGAAatagttgatgatgatgataatgttaATTGTTTACACTAGTCACGCAGCAAGCAATTACTGTAGACTCATTAGTTTCATGTCATGTTCTTTTACCAGCACTGCTGCTCACTAATACGCCCTCCAATGACAGCCAACGCCATTGTAAGGGCCAACTGTATTGAGTGATGTCATAAAGGCATCACACTTGAAATTCACTATAAATAATTTAAGACAAACTTCGAAGACAGAAATGACAGTGATGCTTCTGTCTTTTAGTAGCAGTGACCGCTGGATAAACTCTCAATCATAAGTACAGATATTATCAGGGCAACTGTAAGTTCTGCCGTCTGCCATCATGATGCATCTTGTAATGATTGTTTTTCCATGCCCTCAGCATGAGGACGTGCTCCTTGGTCTTATTTGGTTAGTCCAAGTTGTGTTGTTGCATCACCACTAGCCAGCTATTTTGCTTCCAGTCCTCATTCTGTGCAAACCTCACAAAATGATCCCCAGACAAAACTTGATGTGCTTGTTCATTCAGGTACCAGGGGAAAGTATTCGTTTTATCATTATGTTCCATTTGTTTGATGTGCTGAAGGTTGTAGTTAAACTTGAGGAAAGTCatttgaataaatgatgaaaagacTTGAAACCTTTTGTGTAATGTCAGTTAACTGCAATTCAACTGCTGTTCTTAGTCACAGCAGTGTTGTGGAAATGTTTTCGCTCACCCTTCATAATCACTGGCTGTTGCGTCATAGGCATGCAACCATGCACACACCGTCGCTGTGACTTGTTTTGGAGACGAATAGGAAGCTTTTCCTCATAAAGGTGTGTCTCTGCTCGCAAGCGTTTCAACCGCTGCTCACCATTAAAGCAAGAGATGCGTTCAGAAGTGTGTAGGATGTGATCAGTTATAGTGAACTCTTGATCTCTCACCTGCTGGTGTTTGAAGAAAAGGTGCTCAATGTAAAACCTTCTATGttcattaaaaagtaaaatcatcCGTGTAATTTGTAAATTTGACTGCTATTGATTCTGTGTTTGATTTTCCTGTGCAGGAGTTTGCCCAGTActatttaaacaaaaatgtcaaatacGAAGCAGGAACTACAGACGAGCTGCTGACAGGTGAGGGCACAATCGTCTCTTTTGTCTTCAGTTGGATCATAGTGTAGCCAGATTTACAATGATTATGACTCTTTAAAAGACTGCAGTAATGTATGAAAAAGCTACTTTGTTTTTGAGTGGGTTGGCTGCTCAACAAGTTCTCTTGAACTTGAACCAGGGTGTGACATTTAGATATGTTGTACTGTTCAAACAGGCATGCCAGACGAAGTGAAAGTCAGCATGCTATTGTAAGATCCTTCCCATGCCATTACTGTGATACCGTCACTTTCAGGCTGTTTTTGCAAATGAGTCTGACTTGACTGTCTCTCGTGCCTTTCTGGATTGGTTTGTCCAAAAGGTAGTGGTTTACCTCTAATGAGAAACACACTTTTATATCGGGCGTGAGGTCAGTAGTGGGCGCCGTTATATCCTCATCTGATAAAGAATGAGGTGCAACTCATTAACCAGAGCCTCTGTACTCCAGAGTTTTAGAAATGCTTGTGACAGACccttttaaaagacaaaaaggcAAATTTGGATAGTGTGTAGttaataaaagaaacaaaataccAAGTATGTAACTGTCAGTGTAGTATCAATTAAAGCCCTGTGGTATGTTTCTAGATTTACAATCCAGAACAACCCACTGATGaacagtcctttttttttttttttttccaaaacattttagttAATTTTGCATGTATGAAATAACAGGTTAATTTTGATTAATCAATCACAGACAAATAGCAGATGCTTATTAATGTTATTTAATTACTTCTTTGTTGTCTTTGCATTGGACAAACACAGCTGAATTTGGAATAATTGTTTAAATTGGACAAATATGGCTGTGACTTGAAGAGATTACTTTTGATTaatacatgacaaaaatatataccAAATAACGCATATTAATTGTGTGTAAACCTTTGATGGGAACATTTTAAGTGTGCCGTTATATAAGTGGAATGTGGTTGTACTGATGGAtagaaaatgtatattaaaactTGTTCCATACCTGTTTAAGCATGATAAATTATAAAACCAATAATAAAACATCCAGTTAGTTTGACTTTTTACAGAGTCCCGCAGCCCCACTTTTAATACTAAACTATTACTAACTATATATTTGGCTTGTTTCTATTTTGGAAGCTCAAGTCATTAATTTCcagttttcattgtcattttgaGAGTCAAGAATTGTCTGAAGCTGTACCGTTTTTCTGTCACCAGAAGGCGGCATGTTGGAGAATGGCAAGCTTAATGGGCATGCCAATGGCTCAGTGACCAGTGAGCCACCAAAAGTGGTGATCGCAGGCAAGTGTGATGAGGAGCGGAGTTCTGACCACACCAAGCAAGCCTTCCTGTCCCTGGAACAGGTTGAGAAGAGCCAAGCCAGAAGCTCGGTCGTCCAGGTCTTCAAGAAGGTAACTTAACGCCAGAAATGAGTTCAAACTCACAACATTGCTCTGGGTATCTATTATGTTACGTTTTTGTCTTTAGATCTGGGTGATGGCCTTTTGCGTGACCTTTGTCTTCACCGTCACCTTGTCTGTGTTTCCTGCCGTCACTGCTGATGTCAAAACGTCAGCAGATTCAGGAAATTGGAGTGAGACAAAATGATCTGAGCTCTAATTTATCTGTTTGCCTGATGGCGCTCTTATGTCCGCCTCTGTTCGTCTCCAGAGTTGTACTTCACTGCTGtctgctgcttcctcatcttcaaCATAAACGACTGGCTGGGCCGCACCATCACCACCTTCATACGATGGGTGAGTCTCTCTTGGTGTCTTGTCCCCTCACATCAAACGCACACTCAGCAGAATGTTACTTCAATAGACTCCACTCCAGCTTGTACAGCTGAAAGTTTTGTTCAGGGTTCACTTTTCAAATTGGGATGTGACatttcaaaccaaaacacaagccactatttaaatcaatgaaaaaacaatgttttcattgGTTTCGGCTAGGCTTTCTAATGAAAAGAGGACAAAAAATAGTTCTACAATGCAATATAAAACCTTTTTGCTTTGGAGAGTGGTCTAGTATATGCTTGGAAACCACTGTCCCTGTTCTGTGattgtcatgtgactttgtgttgcttccttccttcatttTAGCCCAAGAAAGAATCCAAAATCTTCCCGCTGCTTGTGGTCTGCAGGGTGGTCTTCATTCCCCTTCTAATGTTGTGCAACGTCCAGGACCGTTACTACCTTCCTGTCTTCTTCCACCACGACGTGGCCTTCTGTATCATCATGGCAatcttctctttctccagcggatactttgtgtgtttgtccatGTCGTACGCTCCTCAGTAAGTTTCTTCTGACCGTCACTGGGTATCTACAATAGCAGGATGTAAACCCTTTGGCCACCAAAGTGGTGACAGGAAGCattgcagcatttaaacaagcaaaGCTGCAAATGtagagcctgatgtagttactagtTTGCCCAACCAGATGGACGACACCTGTAGCTTCAATCTGAGCCACATTGTAGACATTCTTCTAAGTAAGTAAGTTAAGTATAGGCAGTTTGAATACCACCCAACATGTCGACCAGACGAGGGAGGCAATGATACACTGTAGGCAGAGAGCAAGTGAGTTTaactgattcagattctgaagaggaatattcatcAGGATTTTTACTCGTTCAGTATGACACAGAGAGGCACTGCTTCCCTGTGTGGTGACAGTGCCTCCATTGGCAGTGAGACCACAGCCAATACTGAGCCAATCCTTTACTGTGTAGCAGGAATGTGACAATACAATAGTATAGTAGAATAGTAGTTGTCCTAGCCGTCATCATCAGCATTATTGTTTCAGAGATGAGCAAGAATGGCTCCAGTTGAGGTACAAAGCTCCTAATAATGAGCGTCATACCAGTCATTTCtgattttaaatgaacattaaaCGACACACTTTAAATTGTTCAACATTTCCAAGTATTATTACTTTTGTTCATAATGAGGTTCTCAGTATTGTTCAACTGCCGGAGCGCttggcgccccctggtggacatgaGTCTGAACTTGTCTGGTGATTCTTCTCCCCAGGTTAGTGGAACCAAAGGACTCAGAGACTGCTGGTGCTCTGATGACCTTTTTTCTGGCTTTGGGATTGTCCATTGGAGCAGCGCTGTCCTTCCCCCTCCGTGCCTTGGTTTGAACAAGCTCGCCCGGGATTGATCATAATCCACAATCACCAATCTCGTCTCCTGTACGAAGCTGGCGAGGAACAGCAATGCTTGTACGATTGCTGCTCGCACATTCTCCTCATATTTATTCTCTTCATTTTGTCTCTTATTTTTAATCTTTTCTGAATGAGAAGGGAACCATATAGAATTCTTCAGTATGAAATACTGAATGTACTTCAGTAATATGTCATATTGCTGTTCAGATACTTTTGGTGTTTTCATTCCTTAAGTGCTGTTT encodes:
- the LOC128756353 gene encoding equilibrative nucleoside transporter 2, translated to MDKKVAARDAPVDRGYLVGIIFFILGLGTLLPWNFFITASSYFEDRLNTTRLENGTYVEGEKYYFKSWMTLLSQLPLLVFTLLNSFLYQRVSEGMRIAGSLIFILLLFILTAVLVVVRMEVDGFYSLTMATIWFINSFGAVLQGSLFGLVGQLPQKYSAIFMSGQGLAGTFAAIAMLISIASKAPPEVAALGYFITPCVGTLLTLFSYLLLYRLEFAQYYLNKNVKYEAGTTDELLTEGGMLENGKLNGHANGSVTSEPPKVVIAGKCDEERSSDHTKQAFLSLEQVEKSQARSSVVQVFKKIWVMAFCVTFVFTVTLSVFPAVTADVKTSADSGNWKLYFTAVCCFLIFNINDWLGRTITTFIRWPKKESKIFPLLVVCRVVFIPLLMLCNVQDRYYLPVFFHHDVAFCIIMAIFSFSSGYFVCLSMSYAPQLVEPKDSETAGALMTFFLALGLSIGAALSFPLRALV